In the genome of Massilibacillus massiliensis, one region contains:
- the cas1b gene encoding type I-B CRISPR-associated endonuclease Cas1b → MKQSYYVFSNGQIKRKDNSLQLCREDGMHKDIPIERVKDIYIFSEMTLNTKLLDFLAQNGVTVHFFNYYEFYTGSFCPREKYVSGSLLVKQVEHYTDLEKRMEIAREFISGAYDNIYRNLRYYNARGKDLSSYMEDIKTLSTHIPYCKDVQELMGIEGNIRKIYYSAWDTIIDAEIDFEKRTKRPPDNMVNTLISFVNSVIYTKVLSEIYKTQANPTISYLHEPSVKRFSLALDIAEIFKPLLADRLIFSLLNKKIIDESDFDKDVDCIRMKDSVAKKIMEALDEKLKTSIKHRTLNREVSYQHLIRLEVYKLIKHVMGADTYKAFRIWW, encoded by the coding sequence CAAATCAAGCGTAAAGATAATTCCCTTCAACTATGTCGTGAGGATGGCATGCATAAAGATATTCCGATCGAGCGTGTAAAGGATATTTATATTTTTTCTGAAATGACGCTGAATACGAAATTGCTCGACTTTTTGGCGCAAAATGGTGTGACGGTGCATTTTTTCAATTATTATGAGTTTTATACGGGCAGTTTTTGTCCAAGAGAGAAATATGTGTCAGGTTCGCTTCTCGTTAAGCAAGTAGAGCATTACACTGATTTGGAAAAAAGAATGGAGATCGCAAGAGAATTCATTTCTGGCGCCTATGATAATATCTATAGAAATTTACGTTATTATAATGCCCGTGGCAAAGATTTGTCTTCTTATATGGAGGACATAAAAACGCTGAGTACACATATTCCGTATTGTAAGGATGTACAGGAGCTCATGGGAATTGAGGGCAATATCAGAAAAATTTATTATAGTGCCTGGGATACGATTATCGACGCGGAGATCGATTTCGAAAAACGTACGAAACGGCCGCCGGATAATATGGTGAATACGTTGATATCGTTTGTGAATTCCGTGATTTATACCAAGGTACTGAGTGAAATATATAAGACGCAGGCGAATCCGACCATCAGCTATCTGCATGAGCCATCTGTTAAGCGGTTTTCTTTGGCCTTAGATATTGCAGAAATTTTCAAACCGTTACTTGCGGATCGATTGATCTTTTCTTTGTTAAATAAGAAAATTATCGATGAATCGGATTTCGATAAAGATGTAGATTGCATTCGCATGAAAGATTCAGTTGCGAAAAAGATTATGGAGGCTCTGGATGAAAAATTAAAAACAAGTATCAAACATAGGACGCTTAATCGGGAAGTTTCCTATCAGCATCTGATCCGTTTGGAAGTCTACAAATTGATTAAGCATGTGATGGGTGCGGATACTTATAAAGCATTTAGAATCTGGTGGTGA
- a CDS encoding L-threonylcarbamoyladenylate synthase, with translation METKVIKIKEKSDPLALLPAAKILQQGGLVAFPTETVYGLGANGLDGDAVRSIYAAKGRPSDNPLILHVADFSEFDKLAIDISDTARKMIEAFCPGPITLILKRQRFVPDAVTGGLDTVGIRMPNHEVARALIRLAGVPLAAPSANTSGRPSPTNAEAVLADLEGKIGAVIDGGNCVFGLESTIVDCTGEVPTVLRPGAVTMEMLSAVVGEVKLDPGLSGENSVPKAPGMKYTHYAPKAPMVMLEGAKDKIAEGLFEEIAKARAKGKKIGVIVSKEVADMMPKDIVTVVYGSRENVAEIATNLYRALRSFDQMQVDIIFAEGTEHTGLGLAVMNRMHKASGYRIINL, from the coding sequence ATGGAAACAAAGGTAATTAAAATCAAGGAAAAGTCAGATCCGTTGGCATTGCTGCCGGCGGCAAAAATTTTGCAGCAGGGAGGTTTGGTTGCCTTCCCGACCGAGACTGTGTATGGCCTAGGGGCAAATGGTTTGGACGGTGATGCAGTTCGATCAATTTATGCAGCGAAGGGAAGACCTTCGGATAATCCATTGATTTTGCATGTGGCTGATTTTTCCGAATTTGATAAATTAGCAATTGATATCAGTGATACAGCACGTAAGATGATCGAGGCTTTTTGTCCGGGCCCAATCACGTTGATTTTAAAGCGGCAGAGATTTGTACCGGATGCAGTTACGGGAGGCTTGGATACGGTGGGAATCAGAATGCCGAATCACGAAGTTGCAAGGGCGTTGATTCGTTTAGCAGGTGTTCCGCTGGCGGCGCCGAGTGCGAATACTTCTGGCAGGCCAAGCCCGACCAATGCAGAGGCAGTTTTGGCAGATTTGGAAGGTAAAATTGGTGCGGTTATAGATGGCGGCAATTGTGTATTTGGACTTGAGTCTACGATTGTGGATTGTACTGGTGAGGTGCCTACCGTGCTTCGTCCTGGCGCAGTTACGATGGAAATGTTATCTGCAGTTGTCGGGGAGGTAAAGCTTGACCCTGGGTTAAGCGGTGAGAACAGCGTTCCGAAAGCACCGGGGATGAAATATACACATTATGCACCGAAAGCACCTATGGTCATGCTTGAGGGAGCGAAAGACAAGATTGCTGAAGGATTGTTTGAAGAGATTGCAAAAGCAAGGGCAAAAGGGAAAAAAATTGGTGTGATTGTAAGTAAAGAAGTTGCAGACATGATGCCGAAGGACATAGTCACTGTTGTGTATGGCAGCAGAGAGAATGTTGCAGAAATTGCAACGAATCTGTATCGGGCATTACGTAGTTTTGATCAAATGCAGGTGGATATTATTTTTGCTGAAGGGACGGAACATACTGGACTTGGATTAGCCGTGATGAATCGTATGCATAAGGCAAGTGGCTATCGAATAATAAATTTATAA
- the prmC gene encoding peptide chain release factor N(5)-glutamine methyltransferase, whose amino-acid sequence MEKPNEVWTIGSILKWTGQYFADKGVESPRLDAEVLLSHVLGKERIYLYVHFDEPLQAEELSRYKAMIKKRVARMPVAYIIGYKEFMGLSFEVSPAVLIPRPDTEILVEAVIERLKDRGKVDFVDIGTGSGAIVLSLLANLPQAVGSTVDISEEAIQIAKRNAEKIGVQDRVTFFHGDVYSPIRGQVFDVIVSNPPYIPDGDIQGLTAEVKCEPHHALAGGIDGLDFYRRLIGGGLDLLKPGGFMAFEVGIHQAAAVAELAKNFSAFGEAIILKDYGGIERVVILDKV is encoded by the coding sequence ATGGAAAAGCCAAATGAAGTATGGACGATTGGCAGCATTTTAAAATGGACAGGGCAGTACTTTGCAGATAAAGGCGTGGAATCTCCACGCCTTGATGCGGAAGTACTGCTTTCCCATGTGCTGGGAAAAGAGCGTATTTATCTGTATGTCCATTTTGATGAACCACTGCAAGCGGAAGAGTTGTCCAGATATAAAGCGATGATAAAAAAACGCGTGGCTCGGATGCCGGTTGCGTATATTATTGGTTACAAAGAATTTATGGGGCTTTCATTTGAGGTGTCTCCCGCGGTATTAATTCCTCGCCCGGATACGGAAATCTTAGTAGAAGCTGTAATTGAGCGTTTGAAGGACAGAGGCAAAGTAGATTTTGTGGATATCGGGACTGGAAGCGGTGCGATTGTCTTGTCGCTTTTAGCGAATTTACCACAAGCCGTGGGTAGTACAGTAGATATTTCCGAAGAAGCAATACAGATTGCAAAGCGTAACGCTGAAAAAATAGGTGTACAGGATCGTGTGACTTTTTTTCACGGCGATGTTTATAGTCCAATTCGAGGGCAGGTATTCGATGTGATTGTTTCAAATCCGCCTTATATTCCAGATGGGGATATTCAAGGTTTGACTGCCGAAGTGAAATGTGAACCGCATCATGCGTTAGCCGGTGGGATAGATGGTTTGGATTTTTATCGCAGGTTGATTGGTGGAGGTTTGGATTTACTCAAACCGGGCGGCTTTATGGCTTTTGAAGTAGGCATTCATCAAGCTGCGGCAGTCGCTGAACTGGCGAAGAACTTCTCGGCGTTTGGTGAAGCAATCATTTTAAAGGATTATGGCGGCATTGAGCGGGTTGTGATTTTAGATAAGGTTTGA
- the prfA gene encoding peptide chain release factor 1 gives MLDKLQAVEDKYMQLESMISDPDIIADMAKWQKYSREHANLGVIVEKFREYKEVRKGIEDAREMFEEQLDDEFRKMVEGELTDLKARQEVLEAELPIMLLPKDPNDDKSVIVEIRGGAGGDEAALFAGNLFRMYTRYAEMQGWRAEVLDANETELGGFKEVSFAIDGYGAYSKLKYESGVHRVQRVPTTESSGRIHTSTVTVAVLPEAEEVDVEIKQNELRIDTYCASGAGGQHVNRTESAVRITHLPTGIVVQCQDEKSQLKNKDKAMRVLRAKVLELAQEEQRSELAADRKSQVGTGDRSERIRTYNFPQGRVTDHRIGLTLHKLDFVLNGELDELINALVTADQSEKLQQVN, from the coding sequence GTGCTTGATAAATTACAGGCAGTTGAAGATAAATATATGCAGTTAGAATCGATGATTAGTGATCCGGATATTATTGCAGATATGGCAAAATGGCAGAAATACAGTCGTGAGCATGCAAATCTGGGTGTAATCGTTGAGAAATTCCGTGAATATAAGGAAGTTCGCAAGGGGATTGAAGATGCGAGGGAAATGTTCGAGGAACAGCTCGATGATGAGTTTAGAAAAATGGTGGAAGGCGAGCTTACAGATCTAAAAGCTAGACAAGAAGTTTTGGAAGCGGAACTGCCGATTATGTTATTGCCGAAAGATCCAAATGATGATAAGAGTGTTATTGTAGAGATTCGTGGCGGTGCCGGCGGTGATGAAGCGGCGTTGTTTGCAGGCAATTTATTTAGAATGTATACCCGCTATGCGGAAATGCAAGGTTGGCGGGCAGAAGTTTTGGATGCCAATGAAACCGAATTGGGCGGTTTTAAAGAAGTTTCGTTTGCAATTGACGGATATGGTGCATATAGTAAGCTGAAATATGAAAGCGGTGTGCATCGTGTACAGCGTGTACCAACCACGGAATCCAGCGGACGGATTCATACTTCTACAGTTACGGTAGCAGTTCTGCCGGAAGCGGAAGAAGTCGATGTGGAAATCAAACAAAATGAACTTCGTATTGATACGTATTGTGCGAGTGGTGCTGGCGGTCAGCATGTTAATAGAACAGAATCGGCAGTTCGTATTACGCATTTGCCGACGGGAATCGTAGTACAATGTCAAGATGAAAAATCACAATTGAAGAATAAAGATAAAGCGATGCGTGTACTTCGTGCAAAGGTGCTGGAACTTGCACAGGAAGAACAACGCAGTGAGTTGGCTGCAGATCGCAAGAGTCAGGTCGGTACAGGGGATCGCAGTGAACGGATTCGTACTTATAATTTTCCGCAAGGCAGGGTAACGGATCATCGTATCGGTCTTACACTTCATAAATTGGATTTTGTATTAAATGGTGAACTTGACGAATTAATCAATGCTTTGGTTACCGCAGATCAAAGTGAAAAATTGCAGCAGGTTAATTAA
- the rpmE gene encoding 50S ribosomal protein L31, protein MQQGIHPEFKEAKVVCGCGNTFTTGSVKAELHVDVCSKCHPFFTGRQRDITAGGRIEKFNKRYGK, encoded by the coding sequence ATGCAACAAGGAATTCATCCAGAATTCAAAGAAGCAAAAGTAGTTTGCGGTTGTGGCAATACATTTACAACTGGTTCCGTAAAAGCAGAACTTCATGTAGACGTATGTTCCAAATGCCATCCGTTCTTTACTGGTCGTCAACGTGATATTACAGCTGGCGGTAGAATTGAAAAATTCAACAAACGTTATGGTAAATAA
- a CDS encoding DUF1385 domain-containing protein, giving the protein MEVKPTIGGQAVIEGVMMRGPEYVSTAVREPSGEISVKTEKVSSITERYPILKKPMLRGVIALGESLILGLKSLSYSAQRAGEEGEELSNREIVMTMMFSLGLAIVLFIIIPTAAAKYFHGMISDPIWLNLAEGGLRMLIFLVYIYGISRMKDIQRVFQYHGAEHKTIHAYEAGVELTVENVQKYSTLHPRCGTAFLLIVMVVSIIMFAFLGWPDLWLRITSRIVLLPVVAGISYEIIRFAGRSENAFVKVAILPGLWLQKITTNQPDDDQVEVAIQALEAVKPTPVENV; this is encoded by the coding sequence ATGGAGGTAAAGCCAACAATTGGCGGACAGGCGGTTATCGAGGGTGTAATGATGCGTGGGCCTGAATATGTGTCTACAGCGGTACGCGAACCGTCTGGTGAAATTAGTGTAAAAACAGAAAAAGTTTCGTCTATAACTGAGCGGTATCCTATTTTAAAAAAACCGATGCTGCGTGGTGTTATAGCTTTAGGAGAATCGCTTATTCTAGGCTTAAAATCGTTATCTTATTCGGCGCAGCGTGCCGGAGAAGAAGGCGAAGAACTATCGAATCGTGAAATTGTGATGACGATGATGTTCTCACTAGGGTTGGCGATCGTTTTATTTATTATCATTCCGACAGCAGCGGCAAAATATTTTCATGGTATGATCAGCGATCCGATTTGGCTGAATTTAGCTGAAGGCGGGCTTAGGATGTTGATTTTTTTAGTTTATATTTACGGAATTTCTCGAATGAAAGATATTCAAAGAGTGTTTCAATATCATGGAGCGGAACATAAAACCATCCATGCTTATGAAGCAGGGGTAGAACTCACGGTGGAAAATGTCCAAAAATATAGTACGTTGCATCCGCGCTGTGGGACAGCTTTTTTACTCATTGTTATGGTTGTAAGTATCATTATGTTTGCTTTTTTAGGCTGGCCGGATTTGTGGCTTAGAATTACGTCTAGAATTGTGCTATTGCCAGTTGTTGCTGGTATTTCGTATGAAATCATTCGCTTTGCCGGGCGCAGTGAGAATGCTTTCGTTAAAGTTGCAATTTTACCGGGACTTTGGTTGCAAAAAATTACGACCAATCAACCGGATGATGACCAAGTGGAAGTGGCTATACAAGCGTTGGAAGCAGTAAAGCCAACACCAGTAGAGAATGTATAA
- the cas2 gene encoding CRISPR-associated endonuclease Cas2: MYMVLVYDIKLDKEGPKILRRVFKTCKKYLTHIQNSVFEGELSESQLLSLKAEVREQLREGIDSCIIFRGRNNIWMKKEFVVQEEDKTSNFI; encoded by the coding sequence ATGTATATGGTATTGGTCTATGATATAAAACTGGATAAAGAAGGCCCAAAAATTTTGCGCCGTGTTTTTAAAACCTGTAAAAAATATTTAACCCATATTCAAAATTCCGTCTTTGAAGGTGAGCTTTCAGAAAGTCAGCTGCTTTCTTTAAAAGCAGAAGTGCGGGAACAATTACGAGAAGGTATCGATTCTTGCATCATCTTTAGAGGGAGAAATAATATATGGATGAAGAAAGAGTTCGTGGTGCAGGAAGAAGATAAAACATCAAACTTCATCTGA